Proteins encoded by one window of Vigna radiata var. radiata cultivar VC1973A chromosome 5, Vradiata_ver6, whole genome shotgun sequence:
- the LOC106759876 gene encoding uncharacterized protein LOC106759876, producing the protein MAKTMTVWYLLLTLSFVYVATADTQIKVTNNPADKLVAAINENRTAHKVSTLTDNPGLACIALQYIKAYQGNCNAVGGRDGKKPPDSQFAEVFAPNCGVEASTLAPITGRFLGCQTNYVHAPEAFSEILIRDQKSLDILYNRNHTQLGAAVTGTDGGSPYFWCVLFSSGKPNQTFTLEGGVAKITKPGCFSGANDECSGASDHWSPFSGMWVLATSVLIAMGFGLAL; encoded by the exons ATGGCAAAAACCATGACTGTGTGGTATCTTTTGCTCACCCTTTCCTTCGTTTATGTTGCCACTGCTGATACTCAAA TCAAAGTAACTAATAATCCTGCTGACAAGTTGGTAGCTGCAATAAACGAAAACAGAACCGCTCACAAGGTATCAACCTTAACAGACAACCCAGGTCTTGCATGTATTGCTCTACAATACATTAAGGCATACCAAGGTAATTGTAATGCTGTGGGTGGACGTGATGGGAAGAAACCTCCAGACTCTCAATTTGCGGAAGTTTTTGCTCCAAACTGTGGTGTTGAGGCATCAACTCTTGCTCCTATAACTGGTCGTTTCCTGGGGTGCCAGACTAATTATGTACATGCACCTGAGGCATTTTCTGAGATCCTCATAAGGGACCAAAAGAGCTTAGACATACTCTACAATAGGAACCACACTCAGCTTGGTGCTGCTGTGACAGGTACTGATGGAGGGTCTCCTTATTTCTGGTGTGTGCTGTTTAGCAGTGGCAAACCTAACCAGACCTTTACTTTGGAGGGTGGTGTGGCTAAAATTACAAAGCCTGGTTGCTTTAGTGGAGCCAATGATGAGTGCAGTGGAGCCAGTGATCATTGGTCACCGTTCAGTGGGATGTGGGTTTTGGCCACTTCAGTTCTTATTGCAATGGGGTTTGGTTTAGCATTATGA
- the LOC106760437 gene encoding cytochrome P450 CYP72A219, with protein MEDSMLKTMAWCFALLIFYVLISFVNTMWWRPRKIEKLLRKQGIRGTSYRFFTGDTLDMKDCTQKALSKTISLDHQIIPRVLPFMHQIVQQHGKISLCWFGRRPRLIIADAELTRLILTNTKGHFVKPPRNPLINLLSRGLSSLEGESWSKRRRLVASAFHLEKLKAMMPAFSISCNNMIERWEKLVEASGWYELNVCSELEILTADVIARTAFGSNYQEGKKIFELQKKQAVLVNEALNNIYIPGYRFLSTTKNKRRYNLDIQIKAMLIDMIQKREQAMKENKVKEHDLLSSLLQYKEESDSFTTDDVIEECKLFYFAGQVTTANLLVWTMIVLSMHQNWQEKARTEVLKIFGKKTLDYEDINHLKIVSMILYEVLRLYPPLVNINKYSWCETRVGDMSIPAGVELCLPLLFLHYDSKYWDKPEEFNPGRFSEGISKASKDHIAFYPFGGGSRICPGQNFAFLEAKMAMAFILQHFSFQLSPTYAHAPATPTITLTPQHGAPIIIRRT; from the exons ATGGAAGATAGCATGTTGAAAACTATGGCATGGTGCTTTGCCTTGCTAATTTTCTATGTCTTGATTAGCTTTGTGAACACTATGTGGTGGAGACCcagaaaaattgagaaattgttGAGGAAGCAAGGGATTAGAGGAACTTCATACAGGTTTTTTACTGGTGACACTTTAGACATGAAAGACTGTACCCAAAAGGCATTATCAAAAACTATCTCCCTTGACCATCAGATCATCCCTCGAGTCCTCCCTTTTATGCACCAAATCGTTCAGCAACATG GAAAAATTTCACTGTGTTGGTTTGGAAGAAGACCAAGACTCATAATAGCAGATGCAGAGCTCACACGATTGATTTTAACAAACACGAAAGGGCACTTTGTGAAGCCACCACGTAACCCTCTCATCAATCTTCTATCGCGAGGATTGTCTTCGTTAGAAGGCGAAAGTTGGAGCAAACGCAGAAGGTTGGTAGCATCAGCTTTCCACCTTGAGAAATTGAAG GCAATGATGCCAGCATTTTCAATCAGCTGTAACAACATGATCGAGCGATGGGAGAAATTAGTAGAAGCTAGTGGATGGTATGAATTGAATGTTTGTTCAGAATTAGAAATTCTTACTGCTGATGTGATAGCTCGAACAGCCTTTGGAAGTAACTATCAAGAGGGAAAGAAAATTTTTGAACTGCAAAAGAAGCAAGCAGTCTTGGTCAATGAAGCCCTGAACAACATCTATATCCCAGGTTACAG ATTTTTATCAACCACAAAGAACAAGCGCAGGTACAACCTAGATATCCAAATCAAAGCTATGTTAATAGATATGATACAGAAGAGAGAGCAGGCAATGAAAGAGAATAAAGTGAAAGAGCATGATTTGTTAAGTTCACTGCTACAGTATAAGGAAGAAAGTGATTCTTTCACAACAGATGATGTGATTGAAGAATGCAAGTTGTTTTACTTTGCCGGCCAAGTGACCACGGCCAACTTGCTTGTATGGACTATGATTGTTTTATCTATGCATCAAAATTGGCAAGAGAAGGCAAGAACAGAGGTGCTGAAGATTTTTGGCAAAAAAACACTTGACTATGAAGACATTAATCACCTCAAGATT GTGTCAATGATACTGTATGAAGTTTTGAGATTATACCCTCCTCTAGTAAACATTAACAAATACAGTTGGTGCGAAACAAGAGTGGGAGACATGTCGATTCCAGCAGGGGTTGAACTGTGTTTACCTTTGTTATTTCTTCATTATGACAGTAAGTATTGGGATAAGCCTGAAGAATTCAACCCAGGTAGATTCAGTGAAGGGATTTCAAAAGCTTCAAAGGATCATATCGCTTTCTATCCATTTGGTGGGGGCTCAAGAATCTGTCCTGGCCAAAACTTTGCCTTCTTAGAAGCAAAAATGGCTATGGCTTTCATTCTTCAACACTTCTCTTTCCAACTCTCACCCACTTATGCTCATGCTCCGGCAACTCCTACTATTACTCTCACGCCACAGCATGGTGCTCCCATTATTATTCGTCGCACTTAG
- the LOC106761777 gene encoding uncharacterized protein LOC106761777: MEVGGWRRGSRFSSYERLAAIGLVLLAVASPLYIDRKTECELEEEDQPINFDAFLPFLLLLLIFGIALSAFLDRTLAAFDRYWIYRVIGSSGGILAILSLLFLILNLKSSL; encoded by the coding sequence ATGGAAGTTGGAGGTTGGAGAAGGGGTAGCAGATTTTCTTCATATGAGAGATTGGCTGCCATAGGGTTGGTGCTTCTGGCTGTGGCTTCTCCTCTCTACATAGACCGAAAAACGGAGTGTGAGTTGGAAGAGGAAGACCAACCCATCAATTTTGATGCCTTCTTGCCGTTTCTCTTACTTCTTCTCATTTTCGGCATAGCTTTATCGGCTTTTCTCGACCGAACCCTTGCCGCCTTTGATCGTTACTGGATTTACAGAGTTATCGGTTCTTCTGGCGGTATTCTTGccattctttctcttcttttccttattttgaaTCTTAAATCCTCCCTCTGA
- the LOC106762749 gene encoding cytokinin dehydrogenase 7, producing the protein MLAYLEHFVHEKDAESRQDDEVASLSRALELQASIDELGPTGIASKDFGGIKSVKPLAMIRPSSAVDVARVVKAAAASPSLTVAARGNGHSVNGQAMAEKGLVLDMRALEEPFEIVWIEGTAYLDVSGGALWEDVLKRCVSEVGLAPRSWTDYLGLTVGGTLSYAGVSGQTFRYGPQTSNVTELEVVTGKGETLCCSLTQNSELFFGALGGLGQLGIITRARVVLQQAPDMVRWIRVVYSEFEEYAGDAELLVGEVEECFDYVEGFVLVNSDDPGNGWPTVRLDPEQVFDPIHIPSTAGPVLYCLELGLHYGNADYPSRGRVDMDVDRLLGRLRFIPGLKFQTDVSYTEFLLRVKRVEEHAKASGTWDAPHPWLNLFVSKSDIVDFDREVFKKILKDGVDGPILVYPLLRTKWDNRQSVVVPDSDIFYIVALLRFSPPPPKGPPPEFLVAQNNEIIQFCTTRGLDFKLYFPHYHSREDWMKHFGKQWTRFVERKANFDPMAILAPGQRIFSRTSQPRPIT; encoded by the exons ATGCTAGCTTATTTGGAGCACTTCGTTCACGAAAAAGATGCGGAATCGAGGCAAGACGACGAAGTTGCCAGCCTCTCCAGAGCGCTTGAACTTCAAGCCAGTATCGACGAATTGGGTCCCACCGGAATCGCCAGTAAGGATTTCGGCGGCATCAAGTCCGTGAAACCCTTGGCCATGATCAGGCCTTCCTCGGCCGTGGACGTGGCCAGAGTGGTGAAAGCCGCAGCGGCGTCTCCGAGTCTGACGGTGGCGGCGCGGGGGAACGGGCACTCGGTGAACGGGCAGGCCATGGCGGAGAAGGGACTGGTCCTCGACATGCGTGCCTTGGAGGAGCCTTTTGAGATTGTCTGGATAGAAGGCACGGCCTACTTGGACGTCTCGGGAGGGGCATTATGGGAAGACGTCCTTAAACGGTGCGTTTCGGAGGTTGGACTCGCTCCGAGGTCGTGGACGGACTATCTCGGTTTAACAGTGGGTGGAACGCTGTCCTACGCCGGCGTCAGTGGGCAAACCTTCCGTTACGGTCCTCAGACATCCAACGTAACGGAATTGGAAGTTGTAACTGGGAAAGGCGAAACCCTGTGCTGCTCCCTGACACAAAACTCTGAACTTTTCTTTGGTGCGCTCGGTGGCTTAGGACAGTTGGGTATTATTACGAGGGCTAGGGTCGTTCTTCAACAAGCTCCAGATATG GTGAGGTGGATAAGAGTGGTTTACTCTGAATTTGAGGAGTATGCTGGGGACGCAGAGTTGCTGGTGGGGGAAGTAGAGGAATGTTTTGATTACGTGGAAGGGTTCGTTCTGGTGAACAGTGACGACCCGGGCAATGGATGGCCCACGGTGCGATTGGACCCGGAACAAGTGTTCGACCCGATTCATATTCCTTCCACTGCTGGTCCAGTTTTATATTGCTTGGAGCTGGGTCTTCATTATGGTAACGCGGATTATCCTTCCCGTGGGCGTGTGGATATG GATGTGGATCGATTGCTCGGACGGCTACGATTCATTCCGGGTCTCAAGTTCCAGACGGATGTGAGCTACACGGAGTTTTTGCTACGTGTAAAGCGCGTGGAGGAGCACGCAAAAGCCAGCGGCACCTGGGATGCGCCTCATCCTTGGCTGAATTTGTTTGTGTCCAAGTCCGACATTGTTGATTTCGATCGTGAGGTGTTCAAGAAGATTCTCAAGGACGGGGTGGATGGCCCCATTTTAGTCTACCCTCTCTTGCGAACCAA GTGGGATAATCGTCAGTCGGTGGTGGTGCCTGACAGTGACATCTTCTACATAGTAGCCTTGCTCCGATTCAGCCCACCACCTCCAAAGGGTCCACCACCTGAATTCTTGGTGGCGCAAAACAATGAGATTATTCAGTTCTGCACAACCAGAGGCCTTGATTTCAAGCTATACTTTCCTCACTACCACTCTCGGGAGGATTGGATGAAACACTTCGGGAAACAGTGGACCAGATTTGTGGAACGAAAGGCCAATTTTGATCCCATGGCTATCCTTGCGCCAGGGCAGAGAATTTTCTCCAGAACCTCCCAACCTCGTCCTATCACATAA
- the LOC106760435 gene encoding 17.1 kDa class II heat shock protein-like: MTATPVDVRENLNSYVFVMNMXXMKLWKIKVQVEDHVLTVNGERKREEKEGIEYLKMERRMGKFMRKXPLPHNANTVAHAMSALYQDGVLTVTVNKLPPPEPKKPDKLPPPGPKRTISYHDGVLTVTVNKLLPPEPKKPRLVEIEVKID; this comes from the exons ATGACAGCCACCCCTGTTGATGTAAGAGAGAATCTGAACTCTTACGTGTTCGTGATGAACATGCNTGNNATGAAATTGTGGAAAATTAAGGTGCAGGTGGAGGACCATGTCTTAACAGTTAACGGCGAGAGGAAGAGGGAGGAGAAAGAAGGAATTGAGTATTTGAAGATGGAGAGAAGAATGGGAAAGTTCATGCGCAAGTTNCCCCTCCCGCACAATGCCAATACTGTTGCTCATGCCATGTCTGCCCTATACCAGGATGGTGTGCTCACCGTCACAGTCAACAAATTGCCTCCTCCTGAGCCCAAGAAGCCCGACAAATTGCCTCCTCCTGGCCCAAaacggacaatatcttaccat GATGGTGTGCTCACCGTCACAGTCAACAAATTGCTTCCTCCTGAGCCCAAGAAGCCCAGACTTGTTGAGATTGAGGTCAAGATTGATTAA
- the LOC111241618 gene encoding 17.1 kDa class II heat shock protein-like: MKIRYGIFWISLLLLCEFFWNYMRNSFLLFRESLSPYITDVKAMAATPADVRENPNSYVFVMNMXXMKLWKIKVQVEDHVLTVNGERKREEKEGIEYLKMERRMGKFMRKFPLPHNANTVADAMFALYQDGVLTVTVNKLPPPGPKRTISYHVWSSMCVPNLPNSGIRARGSGLLTGLRQVHPLMIR, from the coding sequence ATGAAAATCAGGTATGGAATTTTCTGGATTTCTCTCTTGTTGCTCTGCGAATTTTTCTGGAATTATATGCGAAACTCCTTTTTATTATTCCGCGAATCATTATCGCCATATATTACAGATGTAAAAGCAATGGCAGCCACCCCTGCTGATGTAAGAGAGAATCCGAACTCTTACGTGTTCGTGATGAACATGCNTGNNATGAAATTGTGGAAAATTAAGGTGCAGGTGGAGGACCATGTCTTAACAGTTAACGGCGAGAGGAAGAGGGAGGAGAAAGAAGGAATTGAGTATTTGAAGATGGAGAGAAGAATGGGAAAGTTCATGCGCAAGTTTCCCCTCCCGCACAATGCCAATACTGTTGCTGATGCCATGTTTGCCCTATACCAGGATGGTGTGCTCACCGTCACAGTCAACAAATTGCCTCCTCctggcccaaagcggacaatatcttaccatgtgtggagttctatgtgtgtgCCGAACCtacccaacagtggtatcagagcccgTGGTTCAGGTCTGTTGACCGGGCTCAGACAAGTACACCCCCTCATGATCAGGTGA
- the LOC106759921 gene encoding uncharacterized protein LOC106759921 — protein MLLCCVGMASLGTPAHVSSNRPLQCSTWKAKRVRCAVSSPRRREGRRTVSFSLLLSHLLLIPHRAAVLASPFDNYVKRKKLDPLEAYVPAVILTEFQIKDLEKTLEGDEPQYDFCRSLLRSGPAASLRVNIRAVAQYASDSGNGKTAFNDVDECLRSLEELDSLLLNATRKDPEASVKSMKTKINSALNALDSLLKTVPSDVLSKGKVIADSYREPEGEETASLDPELKQLQSIL, from the exons ATGCTCCTATGTTGTGTGGGCATGGCGTCACTTGGCACCCCTGCGCATGTTAGCAGCAACAGGCCATTGCAGTGTTCCACTTGGAAGGCGAAGCGAGTGAGGTGCGCAGTGTCGTCCCCAAGGCGGCGTGAGGGGCGGCGCACGGTTTCGTTCTCTCTGCTTCTCTCCCACCTCCTTCTCATTCCTCACC GTGCTGCTGTTCTGGCAAGTCCTTTCGATAATTATGTTAAGAG AAAAAAGCTTGATCCTCTGGAGGCTTATGTACCGGCTGTCATACTTACGGAGTTTCAGATCAAGGACTTAG AAAAAACATTAGAGGGTGATGAACCCCAATATGACTTCTGTCGGTCTCTACTTCGTTCTGGGCCCGCAGCATCACTTCGTGTAAATATAAGAGCA GTGGCACAGTATGCATCTGACAGTGGCAATGGTAAAACTGCTTTCAATGATGTTGATGAATGTCTGAG GTCACTAGAAGAACTTGATTCCTTGCTTCTTAATGCAACAAGAAAGGATCCTGAAGCCTCGGTCAaatcaatgaaaacaaaaatcaattcagCCCTTAACGCTCTAGACAG CCTCTTAAAAACTGTGCCTTCAGATGTGCTAAGTAAGGGAAAGGTTATAGCTGATTCATACAGGGAACCGGAAGGCGAGGAAACAGCTAGTTTGGACCCTGAATTAAAGCAACTACAATCAATACTATGA
- the LOC106762682 gene encoding F-box/LRR-repeat protein 15 has translation MERFSSYRRRSVGEGSSASAEDNRRKRARVYFDFDGAHSAIAGSSNVGKSSASAEHGDCNDIQESSVRSNDDALRLMSSGEGSNFDEGDDSDIANVDDQVTKMDLTDDLLHMVFSFLDHPNLCKAARVCNQWRTASAHEDFWKSLNFEDRNISVEQFEDICRRYPKIATIRLSGPPSYQLVMKAVSSLRNLEALTLGRGNIMDSFFHALADCSMLRRLSINDAVLGSGIQEISVNHDRLCHLQLTKCRVMRIAVRCPQLETMSLKRSNMAQTVLNCPLLQELDIGSCHKLPDSAIRSAVTSCPQLVSLDMSNCSCVSDETLREIAQNCAHLSFLDASYCPNVSLETVRLPMLTTLKLHSCEGITSASMAAIAYSSMLEVLELDNCSLLTSVSLDLPRLQNIRLVHCRKFADLNLMTLTLSSILVSNCPVLHRINITSNSLQKLTIPKQDSLTTLALQCQSLQEVDLSECESLNNSVCNVFNDGGGCPVLKSLILDNCESLTSVQFISTSLICLSLGGCRAITNLDLTCPNLEKLVLDGCDHLERASFCPVGLSSLNLGICPKLSTLSIEAPYMVSLELKGCGVLSEAFINCPLLTSLDASFCSQLPDDCLSATTVSCPLIESLILMSCPSIGSDGLRSLFCLPNLTVLDLSYTFLVNLQPVFDSCLQLKVLKLQAXKYLTETSLEPLYKGGALPALQELDLSYGTFSQSAIDELLACCTNLTHVSLNGCLNMHDLNWGCSCGQSKNLPAANTLSRASSNENIPESSEQSPRLLQNLNCVGCPNIRKVVIPLRANCCHLSNLNLSLSANLKEVDVTCLNLCFLNLSNCSSLEILKLECPRLTSLFLQSCNVDEEAVEAAISKCNILETLDVRFCPKISSMSMGRLRTICSSLKRIFSSSSTLLP, from the exons ATGGAGAGGTTTTCGTCTTACAGGCGTCGTTCTGTCGGAGAGGGCAGTTCCGCTTCAGCCGAGGACAATCGCCGGAAGCGCGCCAGAGTGTATTTTGATTTCGA tgGCGCTCATTCTGCGATTGCGGGTTCTTCGAATGTTGGGAAATCCAGTGCATCTGCCGAACATGGGGATTGTAATGATATTCAGGAATCGTCTGTTCGATCCAATGATGATGCTTTGCGGTTGATGTCTTCTGGTGAGGGGAGTAACTTTGATGAAGGAGATGACAGTGACATCGCAAATGTAGATGATCAAGTAACCAAGATGGATCTTACGGATGATTTGTTGCACATG GTTTTCTCCTTTTTGGATCACCCCAATCTCTGCAAAGCTGCCAGGGTTTGTAATCAGTGGAGAACTGCCAGTGCTCACGAAGACTTCTGGaagagtttgaattttgaaGATCGTAACATTTCTGTTGAGCAAT TCGAGGATATCTGTAGGCGTTATCCTAAAATCGCAACAATCCGCTTGTCCGGTCCTCCCTCGTACCAGCTTGTCATGAAGGCCGTCTCTTCGTTAAG AAATCTTGAGGCTTTAACGTTGGGAAGAGGAAATATAATGGATAGTTTTTTCCATGCTCTGGCTGATTGTTCTATGCTGAGGAGACTGAGCATCAATGATGCTGTACTTGGCAGTGGTATTCAGGAAATATCAGTTAATCACGACAGACTGTGTCATCTTCAGTTGACTAAGTGCCGCGTGATGCGTATAGCTGTCAG GTGCCCACAACTCGAAACCATGTCCTTGAAGCGCAGTAATATGGCTCAGACTGTACTCAACTGCCCCCTTTTGCAAGAGCTTGATATAGGGTCTTGCCACAAACTTCCTGATTCTGCTATTCGATCAGCTGTGACGTCATGCCCGCAATTAGTTTCTTTGGACATGTCTAATTGTTCATGTGTTAGTGATGAAACATTAAGGGAGATAGCCCAGAATTGTGCCCACCTCAGTTTTCTTGATGCATCATACTGTCCAAATGTATCCCTAGAG ACTGTTCGACTGCCAATGTTAACAACTCTGAAGCTACACAGTTGTGAGGGCATCACTTCAGCTTCAATGGCCGCAATAGCTTATAGTTCCATGTTGGAG GTTTTGGAGCTTGATAATTGTAGCCTATTGACATCAGTGTCTTTAGATCTTCCTCGCTTGCAGAACATTAGATTGGTTCATTGTCGCAA ATTTGCCGATTTGAATTTGATGACCCTGACGCTGTCTTCTATTTTGGTGTCCAATTGTCCTGTGCTCCATCGTATAAACATCACATCAAATTCACTTCAA AAATTAACTATACCAAAGCAGGACAGCTTAACCACATTGGCTTTGCAATGCCAATCTTTGCAAGAAGTGGATCTCTCTGAATGTGAATCTTTGAATAACTCTGTATGCAATGTTTTTAATGATGGTGGAGGCTGTCCAGTGTTGAAATCATTAATTCTCGATAATTGTGAG AGTTTGACATCGGTTCAATTCATCAGTACCTCTTTAATCTGTCTTTCACTTGGTGGTTGCCGGGCAATAACTAATCTTGATCTCACATGCCCTAATCTAGAGAAACTTGTATTGGATGGCTGTGATCATTTGGAAAGAGCGTCATTTTGTCCT GttggtctttcatctctcaattTAGGAATATGTCCAAAATTGAGTACACTCAGCATTGAAGCACCTTATATGGTTTCACTTGAGTTGAAAGGATGTGGTGTACTATCTGAAGCATTCATTAATTGTCCACTCTTAACATCTCTCGATGCTTCCTTTTGCAG CCAACTACCTGATGACTGCTTGTCTGCTACAACTGTCTCATGCCCACTGATTGAGTCATTGATATTGATGTCATGCCCATCAATTGGTTCAGACGGTCTTCGATCTTTATTTTGTCTACCAAATTTGACTGTTCTTGACTTATCATACACTTTCTTGGTGAACTTGCAACCTGTTTTTGATTCTTGTTTACAGTTAAAG GTGTTAAAGCTGCAAGCATGNAAATATCTCACTGAAACATCACTTGAACCACTTTACAAAGGAGGGGCTTTACCAGCACTTCAGGAGTTAGACTTGTCTTATGGAACTTTCTCTCAGTCAGCCATAGATGAGCTTCTTGCTTGCTGCACAAACCTCACTCATGTGAGCTTGAATGGCTGTTtgaatatgcatgatttgaATTGGGGATGCAGTTGTGGGCAGAGTAAGAATTTGCCCGCTGCAAACACCCTATCCAGGGCAAGTTCTAATGAGAATATTCCTGAATCAAGTGAGCAATCCCCTCGCTTGTTGCAAAACCTTAATTGTGTTGGATGTCCAAATATTAGGAAGGTTGTCATTCCATTGAGGGCAAATTGTTGTCATTTGTCAAATTTAAACCTTTCGCTCTCTGCAAATTTGAAAGAGGTTGATGTTACTTGTCTCAACCTATGCTTTCTTAATTTAAG CAATTGTTCCTCTCTGGAAATTTTGAAGCTAGAGTGTCCAAGATTGACTAGTCTATTCCTTCAG TCTTGCAATGTTGACGAGGAAGCTGTTGAAGCTGCTATATCGAAATGCAATATACTGGAGACTCTTGATGTTCGCTTTTGTCCAAAG ATAAGCTCAATGAGCATGGGAAGATTACGCACAATTTGTTCGAGTTTGAAGCGTATATTCAGCAGTTCGTCAACTTTGTTACCTTGA